CATGGCATGTTATTTTTAGTCTCCTtgttaaatttacccaaaaatttaattcaaaatagttaCTCCTTTGCTTTACATTTTGTCCACTTattgatcaaaataaattcatcaaattaaaaaaaataattaattaggagattcatcaaataaaaataataagtattCATTACTCTTCTTTACTAACAAAAACTATGCAtaatgaaacaaaataaaataatgggatatgTGCaacacaagtcctaaaacttacaaggaaagtgcaatttagtcctaaaacttacaaaaagtgcaatcgagtcctaaaacttgtcaaattagttcaattgagtcctaaagttaacgcCGTCAAACTGAgtaacggaaaatgctgacgtggcgctgacgtagcattttaaatgattttttattatacacgtggcttttaacattattttttattaaaaaaatttaaaaattagatttaaaactaaaaatgaaaaactaaaatttaattaaaaaacaaaactgttaaaaaattaagaaaatggcACCAGCGGGCATTTCCACCGcagccgccgcccatcgccggaggggccggcgacggtcgccggcccgggcgaggcctcgccggcctcgggTGAGGCCCGACCGCCCCGCCAGTCGGGCGAGGACACCCAGATCTGGGCACGCCGGCCCTcacgggggccggcgaccccgcccTCCCTGCGGGAggcctcgccgccctcgcccggggtcggcgatgctcgcccagatctgggcacgCCGATTCAGCTCCGTCGCACTCCCGACGCTGTCCAGATCTGAGTGAGTGGGTTCCGGAGGGCAGGAGTTCCGTCACCGTCGCTGCACCGGATTGCTGCCGAGTCGTGCCGCCGTAGCCCCGACGCCGTCCCTAGCAAACCAGCCGTGACCCTTTGCGGTGCCGGGCTGCTACCGTTCGTTCTCCGACGTCCTACGTTGACCCCTAACGCCATTGCTGCACCGGACTACCGTCGTCGCCCAACCGCCACCGACGACTCCACCCGATCCAGCGTCGGGGacgccagatccgggcgagcatcgccgaccctAGATCTGGGCCGGCGTGCCCAGATTTGGGCGTCCTCGCCCGACAGCGGggtggcggccctcgccggggccggcgaggcctctcCCGGCGAGGCGCAGGCCACCCCGCCCAGACCGGCGACCGTCGCCAGCcactccggcgatgggcggcggcggaagcACCACCggtgcctttttatttttttgcacagttttgttttttaaaagaaatttatctttatcttttctgtttttaaatctaatttagacaagaataaaaataatgttaaaagccacgtgtataataaaaaatcatttaaaatgctaCGTCAgcgccatgtcagcattttccgttacTTAGTTTGACGgcgttaactttaggactcaattgaaccaatttgacaagttttagtactcgattgcactttttgtaagttttaggactaaattgcactttccttgtaagttttaggacttgtgttGCACATATCCCTAAAATAATTATGGGAAAATCCAAATGCTCCAAACTTAAGTCAAGCCATAacttcctcaaaataaaaataaaaaggttaatcatacataaattttgaataatgcaaacaagataatgatgataatgaaaatTAGTCTCTtagtaatcaaaataaatcaaaataaatctgtTTACTTAGAAAAAGGAAATCCAATGCTCTACTTAGAACATTGGCACCCTCTACTTAGAACATAAGTAACATAACGGGCATGTTTAATCtccttaaatttacccaaaaaaattaattcaaaattatttattttctctgcttattaataaaataaattcatcaaataaaaaaataaaataattaattagggagaGAAGTAGAATGGCTTTAAAGAGAAAGtatgaaacaaaacaaaataataattatgacATTTCCGTACCTTCTCGACAACTCCTTATCCGACTCCAAGCAAGCCCAAGCAAGCCGCATAGCTAAGCCGCATAGTTACTCCTTTGCTTTACATTTTGTCCACTTattgatcaaaataaattcatcaaattaataaaataaaataattaattaggagattcatcaaataaaaataataactatTCATTACTCTTCTTTACTAACAAAAACTATGcataatgaaacaaaagaaaataattatgggAAAATCCAAATGCTCCAAACTTAAGTAACTTACCTTGAGGAAGGCCAAGCAAGCCCCAGGAGCATAATTCATCATAagtttctcataaaaaattaaaagttaatcatacataaattttgaataatgcaaagaagataatgataatgaaaataaatagggaaaaataccaaaaatagtCGTAAACCTTTTTTGCACCGATGCagttagtcctaaacttttttaattagaccaatttagtcctaaacctttttacattagTACCTATTggctaagacaaattttataatttttatatttttcagatttgttaaattattatttttctttttttctcttttttttttttctttttattttctccttatcCTAGGTCACTTTGGCGGACCAACCATCCCTGCGCCCCTCGCAGCTCGCCAGCCAAAggataaggagaaaagaaaaaaaaaaaaaagagagaaaaaaaggaaaaaaaataattaaaaaatctgaaaaaatataaaaattataaaatttgtccacatgaCGCCACATAATAAGACCGCCGGTGGCCACGTGAGCAATTTTTGTCTTAAATTAGCTGGATGGACTACtgaagtttaggactaaattggtttaattcaaaagtttagaattgactattttggtacttttcccaaaataaatctGTGTATTGGTGTATTTAGTTTTGTCTCTTAGTAATCAAGATAAATCTGTTTACTTAGCTAAGGTAGAAAAATGTTGagcaaggaaaataaataaggaCTTTCACCAAACCACTATCCCTCAGATTATTTTTGAGGGAAGGGGTTAAGCAAGAGGCTGCAGGACTACAGCAGCAGAACTTAGCAAGGATAAATGAGATGGCATTAAGGTGAAAACAAACCTCATTCAACTCTTCAACCTTTTGCTTCctcaagcaatgcaagaagtcAAGAAGAATTTGCATATGTCTCTCGGCTTCCTCTtgttccatttttcttcttcttctgcaagaAACACGATAAGGCTATCTAGCTCCTCGATTGACACTAGACAACCCTATGGATAATCAAAAGGCcatattaacaaaatatatttcaacTCAAAAACAACCAACACAGtccaaattattttgttctccACGGCTACTTAGCCTGGAGCATCATTGGATAGCATCTCTAGGTTATTAAGATTGAAGGTCAActgtatttttctatgattGAAATGGTATCCATAAAGAAGTACGAACAAGTTCAAAGGAAAGGATCAACATCTAATACTTAATACTTATAAATCCATAAGATCTGTGGCTCATGGTTTACTTAGCTAAGGTAGAAAAATGTTgagcaagaaaataaataaggaagaGAGATCTatctaaaatttgattaagGCATGTGTTAAAGTCATGGGTTACAACTTCCGTGCACTATAATTGTCGCAACCTATTTTTCGCCTAAAACAAGTTTAATAGACTACTAAGTTTTTATACTAagtttttaaacttagctcaggCTCCCTTCATAGGAATTCACGACTtaaagttcaaatatttaacatgcaaaaaattattaactagAAGTCGTTCCTAATCGACTAATTGAGTTTATTACTATCATGCACATGCAAATGTAGTCACCACATGAGTCCTCATTCattattaaagaataaattgcatcacatcaatcattttttttttagaattcttttataaaaatgcatttttaaactaaatgacttaatcttattaatatgcaaattctaattaaatgggtctattcTGATTAAATAATcgtattatgcaaactagttaacatgcacatggtatttttggatttttatattgaaattcaaaatttataaagattaatctatctaaaaagggataattttctaatttattccaaggattaatttgacttaaaccctatcctatcttaaaaaattatttttttggaaaaatgagataattaaaatgtgcgatcattatctaaaaataaaaaaattaatttaggtccaaccctaacttatttctaaaagtgccctaaaaatgtaatcctaatttactaaacctacatgtctaATTTACCTATATGcccatgcagaattttgatttttttgattttctgatttttttaagataagtaattattaaataaatattaaatctaaactatcaataaaataaaaataaaggattacaataatttggacaaaatcctaacggataatgcctacaaaatacaaaatgcacaaatattaacattcaatattacaattcaaataattaaactaaaaaaatgctatcaaataaaataaacagaaaagtaacataaaaataaagataaaaaaaaaaaaaaactgaactacaaaaataaaaaagaacaaaaactacCTAAAGGGGGGAAGTAAACCGACGGTGGACGGTGCTGGGCaatcgtcggagctccggcgggaGCGGTTGCAGATGAACGGCAGCGGCTCGAGCTCGGGGCAGCGGAGATCGGTGGAGCAAGGGCACGGCGCGGCGTCTGGCGGGGCTGGCGGGGATCACAGTGGCACGGGGGCCGACAGTGTTCGGGTGTTCGCGTTGGGCGCGCAAGCAGAGGCTGGCGGGCGCGACGGGGCCGAGCAGGATGCTAAGGCGGTGGCGAGCAACGGGCCGGACTCAGCGACGGGTGGGTCGCAGGTTGCAGAGGCGCGGCGGCGTCGGACTCCGAGCGGTGATGCGGCTGCAGGCGAAGCAGGGGGTCGGTGCAGGTTGCTGCAGCGGGCGGTCAAGGCGGAGCGGCGAAGGCGTCGAGTGGGCTGGCGGAGGTGTCGGGTCGCCGCAGCTGTAGCAAGGACAACAAGCGGCGGTGCTGGTGCGGTGGCCAGCGGGAGGAGCGAGGGGCGGTGCCGCGCGGCGTCCGGCGTGGGGGGTGACCGGCGAATCGCTGGTGAAGCGACAGTGGACAGCGAAGAGAGTGctgcacgaaggagaagaacagTGCactgttctgtttttttttttttttttactcttacctctcacgtcacttctttctatctcttttctgacttttttcttttcttgtcagagaaagaaaagagaaaaagctttCTTTTTGACCAAGACAGacgggtgcgtttggttcaacttttggGAAAAGCCTTTGAGATAATGCAAAGACCTTTAGCCTAAAGAGGTTTGGTAAAATgcaaagactgtttggtaaactataattCAAAAATGCCTTGGAAAGTGGCTTTGGGGAAATgttgtttggtaaacatatatttggaaAGTCATTTACTATgaccaatt
The sequence above is drawn from the Eucalyptus grandis isolate ANBG69807.140 chromosome 11, ASM1654582v1, whole genome shotgun sequence genome and encodes:
- the LOC120289732 gene encoding glycine-rich protein 1-like, translated to MNGSGSSSGQRRSVEQGHGAASGGAGGDHSGTGADSVRVFALGAQAEAGGRDGAEQDAKAVASNGPDSATGGSQVAEARRRRTPSGDAAAGEAGGRCRLLQRAVKAERRRRRVGWRRCRVAAAVARTTSGGAGAVASGRSEGRCRAASGVGGDRRIAGEATVDSEESAARRRRTRKKREKAFFLTKTDGCVWFNFWEKPLR